The following is a genomic window from Manihot esculenta cultivar AM560-2 chromosome 9, M.esculenta_v8, whole genome shotgun sequence.
ttttaaggGTAACCAAATCTATGTGGAGGATATTATCATGGTCTTCGAAGAGTAACTGAAGGTGGATCTTCATAAAGGTGCAAGCATATTGCTTAGCTATGTGGATTGCAACCAGTTCGACTACAGTGGCTCTTCGGTGCTATgactgtaacaccccttaccctatcaaagtgtaGACGGAGCAAGGAATATCACAAACTATGCCTCTTTcaatatatggctgttcctttagctcttggtcTTAGGCTGAATTTTAATTGAAGCAAGAAGTTGATTGGGTGagatttggcttggctttggtgggaggaaaacaaaacaaagctTTGGTCTTCTATGGTGTGAGCTACGGCAATTGTGTGATGGAGAAGATGACAATCCCTTTTTCATTTTGCTTTATCATTTCTTCTTTGattagttaggtgacacatggaggtAAGctgaatttttatgttttaactttccatatttatactttgacctactaaactctttaccatgtttcaatttagttttcaaactttcaatattcatagattgacctactaaactatacatttagCCTTTAAAAGTCCTTTTTACTTAGGTAAGCATGACGGatttaaacaagcacctcaagcaagtaCGTCGAGAAActctaagcacctcccgaaagtgacttgTTCTCGACTCGCTAATCccactgtctactttatttctggatatgtccgtttctttatttgagttttctatgattcaattattagtagcttagagttaagctagcaccttccctaatgccacttactctagtagTAATATAGCCTAACCCTTCCTTGTGATGGCACTACTCTAGCTATggatttgaggatgttacaatgaCCCTTGGTGCAGGGGCTAGTTTATGCAAGATTGATTCCGAGGGCAAGGTTAGGAAGGTAGTTGGAGAGATAGCTCTTTTCTTGGCCTTTCAGACGGCTTTCTCTCATAGGGTGGGATAGATTTTAAGGATTCTAATATAATAGAGACTTTTTAATGTAATAGGGTCTTTATTCGAGTCCCTTTTTTActtcttataatattttataatgaaaatatatgttTCGTATACTTTTGTGTATTTTCTTTGTTGCCACTATTTTCGCAGAACGAAAGGAGCTAAAGCATATCTTCTTTAGCACTTGTTTAGTCATTAAAAtaacttttgaaaaatttactaaaaaatagGATTAATACCTAGGTCTGTGACTCGGCGGACTGTCGTCTTTCTATCGTAAATGCCTTGGGGGAATTTGTTAACAATGACCTTTCACCTGATTTAATCCTTTGTTTGACACATTCATCCTTTATCTTTTTGGGCTGATATATCTGCCTTTCTAACTATCTGGCACAATTGACTCGATTAAAGGGACCAACACCTAAATTCATGGTCTGGTGAAAATCGCATTGTGATTTGGACTGGCAAAAACTGTCCTATGGTCTTGCTTAGTGGGATTAACACCTGAATGGTCTAATGAAAACTGCATTATGGTATGGCCTTGTTTGGTGGGACCAACGCCCAAATGACCTAATAAAATTTGTCTTATAACATAGCCTGGCGAAAATTGTCTTATGACCTGACCTGGTGAAAATTGTCTTATGGTTTGACTTGACGAAAATTACCTTAtgaccttatttagtgggactagcACCCGAATAATTTGGCTAATACCGCCTTAcgaccttatttagtgggattaACGGGATAGTCTGACCTGGCGAAAATTGTCTTACGGCCTAGTGAGACCAAcgccaaataaaaaattaattgattaaattttttgtgGCAAGTGTTTAGGAGAGAGATTTTTACCTTTTATTTTGATAAGTGTCACATCAAAAGATGTTACATAAAAACCTACTATAGAATATAACCGTAGATTTtatgttaaataaaatttaacgaGTTTTTGAATAATGAGATTAAGTTTGGATATTTTACCGTTAACCCTTAAAAAACTATTTACTATGtagtatttatattataaaaaaattttattaattaattttttattttaaaaaatatattaaaatatttaaaaaattaattaattaatctagatttagaaaaaattcattagttgattgttatttttataaaaatctattaattagttttttctattaaaaatattttatattttttttataatatttaatgattaaaatttacaaagatattaattattaaactttttaaaatatcaagaatattttaatatatttttgaaaaatttataatttagtttctgagtattgttattattaataagtcagtctctacattttcaaaaatatattaaaatgtctttatcttttctcttcatcaataaaataatttttttcatctatttttgccgttaaaaatataataaaagaccaaattaccccCTTCTTTtcctcatcttcctcctcctcctcctcctcctcctcctccttctttttcttattcttcttctttgattctacttcgatttttctttttattcttcttcttcaaggaggaggaagaggtgattcttcttcttctttctttttcttcttcatcatcatcttcttcttcttcttcttcttcttttttcttcttttttcttctttttcttcttcttcttcttcttcttcttcatcatcatcttcttcttcttctttttttcttcttttttgatgatgatgatgatgatgatgatgatgatgatgatgatgatgatgaggaggaggaggaggaggaggagagactatttcgttgacgaaaaaaaaatgataatgacgttttaatagatgtgagaaaagatagggaatatttcgttgacggaaagaaacaataaggacattttaatagatatgagaaaagataaggacgttttaataaatttctgaaaatgtagggagtgattatttcgttgacggaaagaaatgatgatgagggactatttcgttgatagaaagaaacaataaggacattttaatagatatgagaaaagataggaacCATTTCACTGACAGAAAAAAACGataaaggacattttaatagatataaaaaaagctaagaatgttttaatagatttctgaaaatgtagggacCGACTCGTTAATAATACTAATATCCAATGactaaataagagattttatttgagggcaaaattaaattttaaaaattttctctcatcttttatttatttttaacggaaaaaaggatggaaggactattttgttgacggagagaaaaaataagaacattttaataggtttttgaaaatgtagggactgacttgttaataacgGCAATACTCaatgattaaattgtaaatctctctatattttttaaaattaatgcattaactcataaattattaattaactaataaatttttgataaaatacaaaaatcaaataataattttttctatttaaattaccCAAAGTCATTATCCCTTCCATCCCATTAAGTTTGTGATATTGAACATGTATATGAATTTCTAGTCTCACAAGTGCAAAAGAAGGATAAGACTCCTTGTAGAAACTCGCTTGTAAtgggaaaagaagaaaagcaaaAGAGGAAACAAAAGTAAAGCAATCACAGATAGTGGATGTATTCCCATATTATAGAAAATCTTGTCATGTTGAAAATCCTTTCCTTAATCCGAACGACCAAGTCCTTCCAACTTCTCCATTCCCTATTGCTAAAGGTATCatgaatagaaattaaaataaataggagtTAGTGGTTAACTTGGTCTTTCCTAATTATTTGTGCTTGACTGACTTCAGAAAAGAAGGTTTTTTgctaaattaaaaatgagaaagaattatttataaatttagggtcggaaaaaaattatttgtgaaTTTGGGGTTGTACTGTTAGGTGGTAGCTGAGAAAAGAGTCTCAcacttaggggtgagcattcggtcggttcggttcaaaaccgaaccgaaccgaataaatcaaaaaccgaaattttagtggttataaaaatcaaaccgaaccgattttggtcagaaaccgaatcgaaccgaaccggtctgattcagttcgactcggtttggtttgatcggttttgatttttaataatttttttattttttacactttatttttaatattttaaatttaattaaaatattttaattttaatatgatttaatttatctatatgattaaaaaatatattattatcactaatcggttcggttcggttttttcgatttttttctgataaaaatcgaaccgaactgaaatgacagaaatttctgaaattaaaaatcgaaccgaaccgaaatatataaaaaatcgaactaaattttcaaatcggttcggttcgatcagttttttcggtttgaactgaatactgctTACCCTACTGACACCTATTTGCTGGGCGCCAAAGCTTGGCGCCATTCTAAATGGCGCCagccattattttttttttaagaatagcTCGACACCACTCTAATCGGCACTagattattgtttatttatttttttttataaaattttaataaattatagaattataaaataccattatattatttaacaacagtattaatttattaaaataataaaatattttataatttaataaatatatataacattattaaattatttttatatatttaattacagccgaattatttatatatctaatcacaatataatattaattttataattatgaaattatatattacagtaattttttatttaaaaattaataataaaatttattaaatattaatatattaaaattataaaaaaatatttattattataaaaatataatataaataatattattaaattaatataatataaatattttattataatatattaataattaaaaaaataaagacacACTGCAACTCTAAGCAGTGGcgacattatttaatttttttattatttatttttttattttattatttatttgtaagtggtcaaactataatttaatttttttaattattaaaatattataattatattaattaattaatgtattatttttatataatgttaatttaataattttatttatattatactttttattataataaattttttatattatattttaataaattaatataataacactgtaattaaatagtatcattaattttttatatatttaatcatgGTATTCTAAAATTcagaataataaatttatattagtcATGTGAGTTTAGATAGAGGGGATTGGTGATTCCTCCGGTTATCCTTTTTCCTTTCTCCGCTTAGCCTCCCCTAATTTGGCAAAAAGCCAAGAAAAGAAGCAACAATTTTCCACTAGTGGAATCATTCATTTTTCAATAGTGAAACTTTTGCAAGCagctataatttttttctcagtGGGGAGGACTTAACGTCAAGACAACCATTTGCAAGCAGCAACAAATGGCCATTGTTATCAACGCCCACGAGTCAACCTTTGTGGACCTTGGCTCTTGACTTTAATTTGAAGAATGTTATGTGGGTTCACAAGAAATTTCATAAATACCAGTATGTAGCCATGTTGCTTTATAGCGATTCTTACTGTGTGTAAGCAAAAATGGCCAAAGAAAATTTCACCTTACTACTCCTCTACTTCCATCTTCTCTCCATGTTTGTTTCCCTTGAAGCTACAATGTTCAGGAACTTCACCACAGCCCCATGCAATACAATTGAGAGGAAAGCACTTGTTGAATTCAAGGATGGCGTTGAAGATCCTACAGGTTTGCTTTCTTCTTGGGTTGGTGATAACTGTTGCGCATGGAACGGTGTCGTCTGCAGCAGCACGACAGGTAACATCATAAAGCTTCATCTCAGAAACCTTAATAAGCTTAGTGATGCTCAGTTTCTCACGCCAGGTTTGGTGGGAAACATCAGTCATTCTCTGGTTAACTTGAAATACTTGCGTTACTTGGACCTGAGCAGAAACAATTTTAGTAGAATTCAAATTCCAAGTTTCTTTGGTTCACTTAGAAAATTGAAATACCTTAATCTTTCTGATGCATCCTTTATTGGAAAGGTTCCTTCTTCTCTTGGAAACTTGTCAAATTTGCAGTATCTTGATCTCTCTGCAAATTCATATATCTGGGTTTCTGATGTGAACTGGGTCTCAAGGCTCTCTTCTCTCAGATACATAAATCTTGGATATGTGGACATGAGCTTCGCATCATCTACTTGGCTAGAAGCTTTTGGTGTCCTTTCTTCTCTTGAAGAATTGCATATGCAGCGTTGTAATCTTCAAGCCTTCCCTCATGGTCGTCTCCCAACTGTGAATTTCACTTCACTGTTGCTCCTCCATCTCCATGAAAATAACTTCAATTCTTCCATCCCTCTATGGTTGTTCAATATTACAACCCTTGTAGACTTGAACCTTGCTAATTCTGGCATTCAAGGCTCCATACCCAATATTGCTTTCAGAAATCTTTGTCACCTGCAGAATCTTGCCTTTTCTTCCAACAGGATTAACAGTCAACTAACGGAAGTCGTAGGTGGCTTGTCTGAATGCAGTAACAATTCCCTGAGGCTGCTGGATTTGTCAAATAATTATTTCTGGGGACCCATTCCAGCATCAATCATGAAGCTGTCGTTCTTAGAAGAGTTAGTTCTCGATCTCAATGATTTGAATGGAACCATCCCAGAAAGTATTGGACAACTGAAGGCTTTGAAATCTCTGAGCCTCACTGGAAACTCTTGGGAAGGCATCATTTCTGAGGTTCATTTTCACTCACTTGAAGATTTGAAGTACTTTGGCATATCCTCTACAAATAAATCTCTTGCATTTGACTTGAGAAATGAGTGGATTCCACCTTTCAGTCTAGAAGACATCCACATTGCTCATTGTCAAGTAGGCCCATCTTTCCCTGGATGGCTTGAAACTCAGAAGGAATTGGTTGCTATTACCCTTAATGAAGTTGCAATTTCAGACACTATACCTGCCTGGATTTGGGACATGAGTCCACAGATTGAGTTGTTGTTTCTTTACAATAATCAATTACGTGGAACAGTGCCACAAGCATTAAGATTCTCGCCAGTAATGTCGGTTGTGGATCTAAGTTTTAACCTCTTAGAAGGTCCAATCCCAAGTTGGTACAATGTTATCTGTCTCTGGCTGAGCAACAACAAATTTTCAGGACAAATTCCTGAAAACATTGACCAAGCCATATCAATCTTGGATCTTTCAGGGAACTCTCTAACAGGAAACCTGCCTTCTTCATTGAGTGAATTAAAAAACTTGCAAATTCTTTCTCTTTCAGATAATCAGTTATCTGGGAAAATCCTTGTTGATTGGAAGGGTTTGACAGGGTTGAACGCATTGGATCTATCTAAGAACAATCTCTCTGGTCGCATCCCAAGCACGTTATGTTCAATACGTAGTCTTACTGATTTGAAACTGAACAACAATAATTTTTCTGGGAAAGTGTACAAGTCCTTGGAAAATTGCACACGTTTGTCGATGCTTGATCTTGCAGGCAATGAATTCACAGGGAAAATACCAAATCTGATTGGTGAAAGGCAATTGTTTCTTGAATCAGTAAACCTGAAAGCCAACAAGTTCATTGGAAGCATTCCTGAATATTTTTGTCATCTTCCTGTTCTTCGCATATTAGTCCTGTCTGGTAATAACTTGTCAGGATCAATCCCACCATGCTTGGCCAACTTAACCAGCTTGAAATCTTTTACAAGTTACTTTGAATCACAGCTGGGTTCTCGTCCAGCGTACATAGAGGAGATGGATTTGATGATGAAGGGAAGAAAAGTTGAGTATACCATGATAAGGATACGTGTCAAAGAGATTGAGTTTGTTTACAATATTATCTCTACAGCTGTATTTCGTGAGCTACAAGTGTCCTACTATGTATACATCACTTACCATTGTAAACACTATAAATATGTAAACAATACAGAgcaataaacaagttaaaaattCACACAATTATTTTAGCTTtcatatggtatcagagcctttcggCTCCAAAGCTAAATCTgatttctcttccttttttctttaattaaacaTGTCGACTGAAGGTTCTCTTGTTTCTAGTTCTAGCAGCTCTGACACTGCTGGAGATCTTTCTTCTCACTCTGCTGGTGCGATTATTTCCTCATCTTCTTCTACTATGCAAACACCCAATGTTACTCAATTTCTGTCCATCAAATTAACCTCAAATAACTATCTTTTGTGGCATGCTCAGATTATGCCATTACTGCATGGGTATCGATTGGCTTCATATGTTGATGGTACTGGTGCTGCGCCACCAGAATTGCTTCAAAATGGATCTCCTAATCCGGCGTTTACAGATTGGTTTTGCCAGGATCAAGTGGTTCGTAGTTGGATTAATTGCTCTGTGTCTGAGTCTATTCTTCATCAAATAACTCGATGTAAGACTGCTAGAGAAGCATGGGATAAATTAGCTGTCATTTATTCCACTGGGGCTAAAACGCAAGTCCAACAGTTGCGTAAACAATTGAAATATTTAACCAGAGGCTCAGATTCTATTGATGAATATATGCGAAAAGCAAAGTCTTACTTTGATCAATTGTGTGCAGTTGAAGAAGGTTCCATTACTGAAGATAATTTAGTTTGTGATGTTCTTCAAGGGTTGGGACCCGAATATCGTCCTTTTACTCGAGCAATTGAAGCTCGCAATCAGAAGATTGGTTTTGACGAATTATATGCGTTATTGTTGAGTGAAGAAACGCAATTGAAGGTTGATTCTTTAATCACAAATGTTGCTGCAACTGTACCTCCTACTGCTCATTTTGCAAATTCAGGGAGAGGTAGTAGGGGCAGAGGCAGGTACTCTAGAGGACGTGGAAGAAGCAACTACTGGCACAATAATTCCTCCACTGGTCGTCACTCCTCCTCAGCATCTCTTACTTGTTTCAACTGTAATGGGACTGGTCATGTATCTAGGCAGTGTCCTTCACCGAAAAACACTCCTCATGCACATGCGGCAACAACTGATGCTGATTTATCTAATGCTTGGATGGTGGATTCAGGGGCAAATTATCATTTAACCTCTACTCCGGAAACAATTGCTCGTCCGACTCCTGTCACTGATGGAACAACTCTCACAATAGCTGATGGTAACACTCTCTCACTTTCTAGTCGTGGGTCTTCTGTGTCTTCTATTAATGGTCGTAATTTTCATTTCAAAGACATTCTTTATTCACCTTCGCTTACTAATAATCTATTGTCAGTCTCAGCTTTCACTGCTCATAATAATGCATCTATTGAGTTTTTTCCTGACAAATATTTTGTGAAGGATATCCTCACGAAACAGGTCCTGTACCAAGGCCCGAGTAGGAATGGTCTCTATCTTTTTCCAATGGCGCATGTTCGATCATTTCAACCCAAAGCCTTTCCAGCAACCATTTCACTGTGGCATGAGAGATTGGGGCATGCTAATGTTCGGCTTGTTTATGATGTTCTTAGGAAAAATAATATCTCTTTTGATTCCAATAAGAAGTTTCAATTTTGTCATGCTTGTCATGTGAGCAAATCACATAAACTTCCATTTTCTGAATCCAATTATTGTGCTAAACAACCTCTTGAATTGGTTTGTTCGGATGTCTGGGGTCCTGCACCTTTTCTTTCAACTGACGGGTATCGTTATTATGTGCTTTTTTATGACCATTTTAGCAAGTATAGTTGGCTATATTTCTTGAAACAAAAGTCTGAGGTTTTGTCAGTTTTTATACAATTTCGTACACATGTGGAGAAATACTTTGGGGTACCCATTAAAAATTTCCAATCTGATTGGGGGGGAGAATATAGGTCCTTAACCACTTACTTAAAGCAACATGGAATCACACAGAGAGTTTCTTGCCCGCATACCCCAGAACAAAATGGTTGTGCGGAAAGGAAACATAGACACTTAGTCGAACTTGGGAGATCTTTGTTAAACCATGCTTCTGTTCCCTACAAATACTGGCCTTATGCTTTTAGTACTGCTGTGTATACAATTAATAGACTACCATCTTCTTTGTTGCAAGGGAAAACACCTTTTGAATGTTTGTTTCATGAATCTCCAAACTATGATGAATTACGGGTTTTTGGGTCATTGTGTTATCCCTGGTTAAAACCTTACTCTCCTCATAAATTAGCACCAAAATCATCTTCTTGTGTTTTCCTGGGGTATAGCAAACTTCACAAAGGATATACTTGTCTTGAGGTTTCTTCTGGTCGTATATTCATCTCACGACATGTTTTATTTTTCGAGCAGGTGTTTCCGTTCAAGACGTTAAATGATAATTTGTCTCTCACAAAAGCAGCAGACAGTCCAACCTCTATTCCTCTGCCTCCAGTACCGAATATGTTACACTCCCAAGCTGGAATTCTTGGAAAATCTCCAATAGACGGGACTGTTTTTTGTCCTAATCTGAATTATTCCACTTTACAGCagcattttgatcaagaaaggaGTAATACAGCTACTGGTTTTGAGCTTTTGTCCAATTCAGCTCCCCACACTCCAATCCGCAGCGTTTCATTAAACGCAGATCAGACCGAAGTTGGCTCCACTCCAATTGCCTCAAGCCCAGTTGTTCCTCTAAACACAAATCAAGCTGAGTTGATTAGTTTTCGCCGAACCGACTCGCTTCCATCTCCCACAACAACACGCACCGTTTCATTAAATCCTTCTCCCAATCCTTTATCACAGCCAGCTTCTGTTCTTGAATTACAGTCTCATGAACCAGCTCCATTACCAATCAAGACACATACCATGGTCACTCGGAAGCAAACAGGAAACCTTAAACCGCAGCAACCATGGTCTCCACAATCTCATCACGCTTGTGTCCCTGATTTTGTTCCTACATCTTACACTCAagctattaaacaatcaaagtGGAGAGAAGCTATGATTCAAGAACTTAATGCTCTTATTCAAACGGGTACTTGGGAATTGGTGCCGCGGCAGCAAGCTCAAAACGTTGTAGGATGCAAGTGGGTTTTCAGAATAAAGCAGAGATCAGATGGAAGCATTGAACGCTACAAAGCACGGCTTGTAGCCAAGGGATATCATCAACGGCCCGGAATCGATTATTTTGAAACTTTCTCTCCTGTGGTGAAACCTACTACAATTCGGATTGTTTTATCTCTAGCTGTTTCTAATGATTGGTTGATAAAACAATTGGATGTATCGAATGCATTTCTTCATGGCGATTTGGATAGTGAAGTCTACATGGAACAGCCTCCAGGATTTTGTGATCAAAATAAACCAGATTATGTTTGTCGTCTTAGACGTTCACTTTATGGGCTTCGCCAAGCTCCTCGGCAATGGTACAAACGGCTGAATCAAGCTTTAATCAATCATGGGTTTCGGGTTTCCCCTGCCGATTCTTCGCTGTTTCATTATGTCAAAAATAATGTTACTCTTTTTGCATTAGTTTACGTTGATGACATCATTTTGACAGGCACATGTTCTCACACTTTGAATAACATCATTTTGTCTCTCCAATCTGAGTTTATGTTAAAGGATTTGGGGTCATTAGAGTATTTTCTGGGAATGGAGGCTACCAAGACCACAGATGGGTTGTTGTTAACACAACAAAAATACATTACAGATTTGCTTCAAAAAGCTAACATGTCTGAGTGTCGGGGAATTTCTACACCTGCTGCAACAAAAGGAACTGTCACTTCTTTAGCTAATCAATCATTTTCTGATCCTACCTTATATCGGAGCATAGTTGGGGGACTCCAATATTTGAGCCTAACAAGACCAGAAGTTTGTTACTCAGTTCATAAGGTTTCACAATTTTTACATTCCCCAACCGAAGATAATTGGAGTTCTGTGAAACGTATTTTGCGGTATCTCAAAGAAACGTCTACTCATGGTTTATTGATCACAAAATCCAAATCCAcaaatctaaatatttattctgatgctgattgggctaCTGACACTATAGATAGGAAATCCATCACTGGATATGCTATTTTCATGGGCCACAATCTTGTTTCTTGGAATTCAAAGAAACAACAGACAGTTGCGCGATCCTCCACTGAAGCGGAATATAGAGCTGTTGGTCTTGCAATAACTGAAATGGTTTGGATTCAAGCACTATTACGAGACATCAATTATCACTCACCAACCATTCCAAACTTATGGTGTGATAATATAGGTGCGACTTATCTTTCGGTCAATCCGATGTTTCATGCAAGAACGAAACACTTGGAAGTGGATTTCCATTTTGTTCGTGATAAAGTTCATAACAAAGAAGTTAAAGTCCAGTTCATATGTTCAAAGGATCAATTAGCGGATATTTTAACTAAATCACTTCCCAGAATTCGTCATCAAATGCTCATGCATTCTTTAACAATTCGATCACTCCCACGACTGCTCGAATTGAGGGGGCCTGATAAGGATACGTGTCAAAGAGATTGAGTTTGTTTACAATATTATCTCTACAGCTGTATTTCGTGAGCTACAAGTGTCCTACTATGTATACATCACTTACCATTGTAAACACTATAAATATGTAAACAATACAGAgcaataaacaagttaaaaattCACACAATTATTTTAGCTTTCATATACCAAAACATTACAAGTTGTGAATGTCATAGACCTCTCACAAAATAATCTGCATGGAGAAATTCCTGAAGAAATGATGAACTTATCATACTTGATTACTTTTAATCTGTCAAGGAATCAGTTGACAGGGAAGATACCAGAGAATATTGGAGACTTAAAGCATctagaaactcttgatctctcgTGTAATCATCTTTCAGGTTCTATTCCTCCAAGCATGTCTTCCATGACTTTCTTGAATTATCTCAACTTATCACACAACAACTTATCAGGACCAATTCCGTCAGCCAACCAATTTCATACCTTCTCTGATCCTTCAATTTATGAGGGTAATCCTGAACTCTGTGGCTCTCCATTGCCAATCACTTGCTCAATGCCAAAAGATAAAGATGAAGAAGCCAAAGTTGGTGACCATAGAGATGATGGGATTGAAATGATATGGTTTTACTCAGGCATGGCATTGGGCTTTGTAGTCGGATTTTGGTCAGTTTGTGGCACTTTGATATTGAAAAAACCTTGGAGACACGCTTATTTTCGATTTGTGGATAGAATGAAAGACAACGCCTATGTGTTCGCTGCAGTAAACAAGGCTCGATTGTTAAAGAAACTGAAAAGAGAAATATGAGATGGTGAATTGGTGCAATAGGTAAAACAGGATTTTTCCTTTCACCGCTTTTGCTATTGTAATGAATGTGATTTtgaaaaaaagaattcaaatggtTTCGTACAAAATCatttatgaatttatattttttaagttaaaaaattttaaattcttttattttaataaagaatttttcaagaaaagaattcaattgaattaaattcttaCAAAATTTGTGATTAGGTAAACAATTtgaatcttaatttttttatttttgcggTAATTGGTGCAGCTATATATATGGTGAATCAAAGA
Proteins encoded in this region:
- the LOC110623772 gene encoding receptor-like protein EIX2, whose product is MAKENFTLLLLYFHLLSMFVSLEATMFRNFTTAPCNTIERKALVEFKDGVEDPTGLLSSWVGDNCCAWNGVVCSSTTGNIIKLHLRNLNKLSDAQFLTPGLVGNISHSLVNLKYLRYLDLSRNNFSRIQIPSFFGSLRKLKYLNLSDASFIGKVPSSLGNLSNLQYLDLSANSYIWVSDVNWVSRLSSLRYINLGYVDMSFASSTWLEAFGVLSSLEELHMQRCNLQAFPHGRLPTVNFTSLLLLHLHENNFNSSIPLWLFNITTLVDLNLANSGIQGSIPNIAFRNLCHLQNLAFSSNRINSQLTEVVGGLSECSNNSLRLLDLSNNYFWGPIPASIMKLSFLEELVLDLNDLNGTIPESIGQLKALKSLSLTGNSWEGIISEVHFHSLEDLKYFGISSTNKSLAFDLRNEWIPPFSLEDIHIAHCQVGPSFPGWLETQKELVAITLNEVAISDTIPAWIWDMSPQIELLFLYNNQLRGTVPQALRFSPVMSVVDLSFNLLEGPIPSWYNVICLWLSNNKFSGQIPENIDQAISILDLSGNSLTGNLPSSLSELKNLQILSLSDNQLSGKILVDWKGLTGLNALDLSKNNLSGRIPSTLCSIRSLTDLKLNNNNFSGKVYKSLENCTRLSMLDLAGNEFTGKIPNLIGERQLFLESVNLKANKFIGSIPEYFCHLPVLRILVLSGNNLSGSIPPCLANLTSLKSFTSYFESQLGSRPAYIEEMDLMMKGRKVEYTKTLQVVNVIDLSQNNLHGEIPEEMMNLSYLITFNLSRNQLTGKIPENIGDLKHLETLDLSCNHLSGSIPPSMSSMTFLNYLNLSHNNLSGPIPSANQFHTFSDPSIYEGNPELCGSPLPITCSMPKDKDEEAKVGDHRDDGIEMIWFYSGMALGFVVGFWSVCGTLILKKPWRHAYFRFVDRMKDNAYVFAAVNKARLLKKLKREI